From the genome of Clavelina lepadiformis chromosome 2, kaClaLepa1.1, whole genome shotgun sequence:
CCAATTCTTCATAAAATGTTGATAAAACTTTGTCTATTCCGAACTTCACCACGTCTGATGTATGAGCTATTGCTAACAAAAAGATATTGGCCAACCGTGAGCGATAAATAGGATTTATATTTCCaaatgaaacataaaaaactgatattttatgttttcggGATTTGCTACCAAGTGGATTGCACAATTCCAGATCGTCAAAGTAAAGTAACAGCTGCAAAGCTGTGGGCGAAGAAGTAAACAAAGGGTGATTTTGAAGAACTTGGCCATCACAGAAATCTCTTAAATATTGATCCCGGTTATCTCGTGTCATTGACGTTTTCATGTCGTCATAGTTTTTCACCATTTTACAGAACGATATATTGTTAATTAAAAGTCTGATTGTGTTCCGTAAAGAAATGTATTGAATGGATCTTGGATGACGTTCAAGGCTTCGGTTATCACGACATCCTTGGGTTTTGGTAGTAAATCCAACAATTACTTCCTGAGGCTGACAAAAATctatattttgttcaaaaaccTGCCTTCTGCTATATGCATTTCCCAGTCTATCAAAACGATGCTGAAAGAGATAAATTTTGGCGGACAAATTGTGAAGAAGTGACGAATCAGATACTAGAGTTTTTATCCTTGTCCACATTTCCTCTTCATGCCTTTTCATCATTTGTACAATATCATCCACCGCTACCTGCGAAAAAGTAAAAGATGTAAAGCTTGCAGAAAGGATACTATAATTACGATAGTGGATTTTAAATAACTGTGACGTGATTACCATTAGTAAATGTCTCGGACATAGGCTACTACTGCAATCTCCAATAGGCTATTAACCACTTTTTATATGAAAATTTTGGTTGGAGTTAATGTTAACTTAAATAACAGAAACTTAACGTCGACAGCAATTTGCTTTCAATCATCATTCAGTGAAGAAAGCAGCCTAATTACCCAATGGCAATCCACAATCCACTGCGTTCCAACTTATCGCATTAAGTGACAACAAAGCCACATAATATGTGAAAGTACTGTACTTAGCATTGAAATTTCAACCACTAAAATAATCCTGACAAAATTGCCAAAAACATACATCTAGGAACGAACTTGaagttaaatttgcttttatatatacagtatatgcatttatatacagtatatatatgtatatatatatatacatacatatatggTAGGTTTGGTATAAATTATTTTCCTTACCTGCGTTAAATTGTGTCGCGATTGCAAATGGAATACTTGAAGCTCACTTTCAGTCTGTAATGTTTCCAAGTCGTCACTTTCCTTGGTGGCTTCAGGTACATGCTGCTGCACTAACTCTTCTTCTAAAGGGTTGTGGTCATTAGGTTCGCAGTTGTTTGTGCTCTGGAATAACAAGGGATCTGTTTCTGACAAAATGGGTTCCTCAGCAGCAGAACTTTGACTTTTGTGATTGCGCCATCGGTGTTTCACATAACCAGCATAACTGTGAAACTCTTTAGGACAACCGTCAATTTGGCAAATAATCCGGAAACAGCTATCAATGATGTCTTTATGTGCTCTTCTTATGTGTCGCATGTATAGGGTGCTACTTTCAAAAGCGAATTCGCAAGAACCTTTGCCGCGACAAACATGGCACAAGaacatattttactataattCTTTCTACACTTTACTACAGTGTGGTCTAAGGTCCAATACCTTTCAGTTTAGCAACGCTAGCACGgttcattttcttttcttttttaccaAAGCTCATTTCAGTTATTGCCGGAAAAAGAGAACCGAGACTTATGCATTCAAACGTCATAATGGCTAAGAAAAAAGATTGTGGTATTATTTGTCATGTCCGCACTTGTCTCTGTCTTTTTATGTTCGCCACTGTACAAGTCGGGTGATGGGTTATCTTGCAGAAGAAGCGGCCAAGTATGGCTTATCTGAAAATATTGTGGATGCGTTGAAAGGTATGCTGCAATTGAAACCCTCCTGTATGCTATTATGAACAAAATGAGAAAGTATAGATATGAAACATAGGCTGTTCTTGAATGAAATGTTACGTACTGTATATCCAAACCTTTTTGATTTAGCTTTTGTTGGTTGTttcgatttataataattgtATAATTTATAGCCTAATAATTGCGTAAAATAACTCCTATTGCATTGATGCCCTTTAACGCCAGCTTTATGAAATGTCATTTTCGCGCTAAAACGCTGGTTTCCTTATATTGTTGCGTGACAATGTCTTGGCATCAGATCAACATGTGGTATACCAGTAAGGCATCTTTGGCTATTTCTAAGGATTTTTAAGCATAACATACTGCCAACTGTGCAAATTCcacattttacttttaaaacgaGCTACTATGTATTATAACAGTTCTACGATGTAAACTTTCACGCGGTTAGGTTACGATACAAGAAAGCATCTGGACTTATTTTCAATGCGCGTTACATCAATGGCGGTGCCCAACTCCAATGCAATGAcgtgcatttttattttaaacctttttccCGCGTTTGGTATAAAATGTTAGGTTTTACAAGTTATCTAACCTTTGCTTAGTTTCGAAAGGAAACAGAGCTATACTTTGACCTCCCGTGGTGTTAATTTTAGAACATAATGTAGTGTCTTAAGTGCTTTGGAATAGGCTTGCGGCTTATTATTTACGTTTCTTTGCCATAACCCAACGCCAAAAATTCCTATAggaatatataattataattacaaatttttggtaataatttattttttgattaaataaaactttgaaacttttCCGAATTTCGCCAAGCTTCAATTTTTAGCGAACTATATCTAATTTGAAAGGGTTATTTCGATGTATTTAGCCTATGATGTTAGTTTCCTGTATGTCAGgtgtttttaacaaatggcGACTATTTTTTAGAGAGTGGATTACAAGTTGCTGACTTGCCACTCACACATGCTATCGTTAAAGAAGAGTTTGTCACATTATCTTTTGGAGAAAGAACACGATTAATGAATTTCCTTGCTGAAATGTTATTTCATTCGGTGcgtataatatttttaattaatgttttaCGATGCAGTGACATAGTTTTTTGTATAAATACAGCTGGTTAATAACGGttaactgtttgttttatcCAGACCGAAACTCAAGATCTTGACAGCATACCATGTGCAATTTCTGAAGGTATGCCTACCCTTCTTGAAGATGACACCGATGAACCGTCCACATCCTTTTCGTTCGCGTCAGCAAACGATAGTGATATAAGCTTGAATGTATCCACCAATAGCGAAGACGTGTCTTCCAACCAATCCATCTCTCATGCACCGACTGGCTCCCATGCGTTTAACAAGGTGTCTTCAAGCTGCTGTTCCATTCCACCCTATCAATTGGTACCTTATCCAGGAGGGCTAGGAAGTGAATTTCCGTTCTCAGGCGTGGAAAAAGAATTTCTTAACACTGTAACCAAAAATAACCTCCAGGCCTCTCAATTTATATACCTTGTGAGACGTATTGAAGAAATAATATCTGTTACTTTGGGCCGCAAAACAGAGAGGGCTGAGCGAAAATTAATatcaaaaaacattgtaaaggAGTATCCGGTTTTGGGATGCGGTGGAGAGAAGCCGTGGGTAGCTCTTGATTTAGCCGTCCGCAAAAGAGCGGACAATCAAAAAGCGATGATGAATCGGGTACTGCAAGTACAACTTGGCAAGAGCAGAAAGAGAAAGAGAGCTGCCGATGATTGGGAATCCAATCGTGAGCATCGACTGATGGAAATTCGTCATCTGGCGAAGAGAAATGACGTTGATGTTATCTTTCAAAAATACTCGCAATATTGCGTTCATCCGATTGAGGTAAATTGGCATAAGATGTGTTACACGTGGCAGTAACGTGTTGAAGAATTTTATATCTTACTCATTGATTGCTTTATTTTACTCTGCAGTGTATCAAGGAATACGCTGCTTTAGTTAGTCAGGGCTACGAAGAGTTCCGTTCCAACTGTTCCTTTCGATGGTCCAGCTTTCTATCATCTCTTGGCGTCTCGTTTGTAGAAGAAGGCTTAGAAAAGGGGAGCTATGTCGTTTTTCAAAGGCTGGCAGAGAAAGTCTGTTCTGCAGGCTCAAAGTATGTCATTGTGTTTGACAGTAATGGATGTTTATTAGACATAAAAGATAAATCTCGTCAACAACCATTTATAATGTGTATGGGTGTTCCAGAATTTCCTGGTAACTGTTGTTTAATGATCAATAATCAATCGTACATTCCAATCGGTAAAGTTTCATGCTTTGAATGTATTTTGATGTTGCTTTCTGTGTACTTTGTATTTGATTATGAGTATCCAACACAAGCTTCATCTTTGTATCGTTTGCTTGAGTTTCACGTTTTTGGCATTGGAAAACGGCCAACTCAGAAAGTGTATCAAAATCTTTTTGAttgatgtttgtttaaaagttgtttctgGCCATTGCATATTCTCATTTTGAAAACGtactgcaaaataaaactggcttattattaaaaagtgtATTTACCTAAGCGCTAAGAAAAGAAAGTTATGGATTGCTATTAGGATATTTTTGGCTTAAGGATAGCATTAGCAGAACTACGGGTCAGCCAGTTTTTAAACTAACTGTTAGGCAAACGAAAGGCGCTTACTATTAGCAATCTTTTAACGGCTTATAACTAGCCTCGATTGTGGATAACATACAGCCGAAAAACGAGGACAAAATAGCCACTTTTTTTTCAACCTAACAATAAGGCatttttttttgcagtgtgGTGGTAATAGCACTAAGAGTATTATTGGTTAGCCCGAGTTTGTAAAGCAAGAATGCACACCAATGATAAataatctttggaagatgtgaTGATAATACTGCTCGTTGCAAGATGGAATTTTCTCTGGTACATCAACAGTTATGTACGGAAAAAGATGCCAATGCTGTCCAATAAATGGTAGTGCTGAAAGAGAAACTCTTCTTAATCCGGAGCTGAAGACTTGGCGCTGGTGATGACGTTTCAATTCAGTAACTGGTTCCAGTCTTTTCAATGGAAAATATGTTAAAGTGATCTGCAGTAAATATCCAAGATAGCTGTGTAATGTGTGttgtaaatttacaagttaCTTAGTTAATAAACAGAATGACGTATAATTTTCATAGTCCGATTTGAAATTTTCCAATACCATCATCATATCAAAGGGTACTTGTCATGCGCATGCTGGATGCTTACTGCCTATGTCTAGagttttaaaataagaaatttgGTGACGACTTATAAAAAATCTGGTTTGGCTATGCCAACTCACTGGAATGTTTAAAAAAGACTTACTGGCTAGtgtccttattttcatttaaacaaGAGAAAAACAGAAGAAGAAAGTGAATTGCGTTTACCATGGTTTTAATGTGATTGCGCCAAAGAGTGATTTGATTCGTGTCAAGTCGACGTCAAATGGAATTTATGGCACTTGACTTTGACTGCAGATCACGCTCGACGCAAGTCACATGGAAATGTACCCTGGAGTATGGCAAGCAATATTTAGACAAATCTGAAAACCTTTACATGGAAGATATTTGGTTTGGCGTAGTCTAGTGGAACAAAAACATGCGATTACAAACAACAGAATGGAATGGTGGGTTAGGAGTAGCCGAAAGTGTGGCACCACCATTTGTTTACGTTTAAGGTAATCCGTTAATTGCTTAAGGTAATCTATGATGGCACACGCAGCAGTGTGCTGGAAAGGGGACACACTGATCAATGTGCCTTTTACACAGTCATGTCAGCTTATCATAAGCAAACTAGGCAAGGTTGGTTATTTGAGCCCTGATTTATGATAAAGAAAGAATTAAAGCTTCGGCAAAATTTTGTGTCTTTGCAGTTTGCACGTACAATTTCGCGTAGAAAACTGCCTTATTTTCCATTCGGGCAAAAAAAGAGTCTTTGGTTTCAACTTTGGGATTCACAGTTTCAATTCtatatatttttgtaggtATCActgttataaaattaaaacactgTCAAAAATCATTAACAATGGTTGCTATAAAAGTAGGTATAATTGGTGGAACTGGTCTGAAAGACATTGAATTATTCATCATGGAAGAAGAGCAGCAGTTATCAACTCCATTTGGTGATCCATCAAGCCCACTTACATGTGGAAAAATGCATGGAATTGACTGTGTTCTTCTATCAAGGCACGGAAAAAAGCATAATATAATGCCCAGTTGTGTTAATTTTCGAGCAAACATATATGCACTTAAAATGGTTGGTTGCACTCATATCATTGTCACTACAGCTTGTGGTTCATTAAGAGAAGAAATTAAGCCAGGACACGTTGTAATATTAGATCAGTTTATTGATTTTACGAAAAGTAGGAAATCTACGTTTTACGGTGGCCAACCAGGTGATTTACCTGGTGTGTGTCATATTCCAATGCAGAAGCCATTTAACGAGGAAGTGAGGAAAATTCTAATGGAATCTTGTAAAGAAAATAATGTGCATTTTCATGAAAAGGGAACTGCTATTACCATTGAAGGACCAAGGTTTTCAACTTACGCCGAAAGCCAATTGTTTCGACAATGGGGTGCAAGTATTATAAACATGACTACTGTTCCAGAAGTGGTGTTAGCCAATGAAATCGGAATTATGTATGCCGCTCTTGCTTTGGTCACAGACTATGATTGTTGGAAAAATGATTGTGAAGCAGTGAACGTTGAAGATGTTATGAAAACACTTACAAAAAATGTAAGAATGGCTGTTAATGTCATCAGCACTGCCATTAAGCTAATTGCCAAAAAAGACTGGGATAATGAAATTGAGGCTGCAAAGAAAGTCTCCAGCACTGCAGTAATGTAACTTAGGTTTGTATTCTATTTCTAGTCGAAGTTTTGTGTTAATCcttttaattcaaaacaaaaataaataagcatGCCTACGAACTTTTGCATGACTTGTCTTTTGAATGATATATGTTGCTTTGTTGAGGAAAACGTCTGGTAGAACATTATGTTGCATAACACTATCCGAGGAGAATAAGAGATGGTACATAGATATATAAGGTAGTATATAAATGGATCAGGGTTTAAAGTCACTCTGCATGTAGAGGCAATTACGGTGATTATATCATGGACACTTCATATTTCTGCCATGAAAAAAGGTCTGCTAGGTCTGGCTAGGCCAATAGtcgggcgggcaacttcttcggtcggcgggcaacttcttcggtcggcgggcctgatatgagaaaatgaagtacttggcgggtcggattcctgaatcgatacattaatcatgtatttatccacctatgcaaggaataaatcgtctttaatgtaaactttaaccctattttcactaggtgtggcttctcctgcacacaatcacagcaaaacgtggcgtacagttgcattgtttactTTGGAAACTTggaatttggtgacttttcctaaaaaatgttcagctatctctccatgttttttttatcatgTGAGACAGGAAACTGTCTGCAAGCCGCCCAAAATCCCGGGCCgggtccggcccgcgggctgtatgttgcccgcccctaGTCTAAAATGATAACAATAATTTGAATATGTATGACATATTTCAAGAAATACAGTATAAGTCAGTGTCACCCAGTGTTTTTTCATAGTACCAAATCAGTCTCTTAATTTCTCCaacaatcacaaaatttaTACTTCTGCAAGTACAGCAGAAAACTCGCAATTAGTCTAAAAATTCTTCTTCTAAAATCCGCGGTCACCAAAGACAAACTTCaaaaaaagtattgtataaTGACAGTATTGTAAACATCGCCTGCTAACCATGAAACTCACGCAAAGGGTAAAAAACTCAGTGTCAATTCCAAATTTTCCCTCTCTGTCCTGTCTGTTATGACTTGTATGTATACAAGTCCTATAACTGATCTGAGCTTAATAGCAAGGTATCTTGATTTTAGACCAGATATTCAATAAATTCCTGTTTAAATTTAAGGGCTTAGTGACATTTTTTAACAACTCCCTAGGCTTGCATGAGGTAGACAGTTTGAAGGACAccatataatatatatatatctgaTGAGAGTTAATATAAGCACAGCAAAATACTCTGTAAATAATGAAA
Proteins encoded in this window:
- the LOC143446081 gene encoding uncharacterized protein LOC143446081 isoform X3; translated protein: MGYLAEEAAKYGLSENIVDALKESGLQVADLPLTHAIVKEEFVTLSFGERTRLMNFLAEMLFHSTETQDLDSIPCAISEGMPTLLEDDTDEPSTSFSFASANDSDISLNVSTNSEDVSSNQSISHAPTGSHAFNKVSSSCCSIPPYQLEYPVLGCGGEKPWVALDLAVRKRADNQKAMMNRVLQVQLGKSRKRKRAADDWESNREHRLMEIRHLAKRNDVDVIFQKYSQYCVHPIECIKEYAALVSQGYEEFRSNCSFRWSSFLSSLGVSFVEEGLEKGSYVVFQRLAEKVCSAGSKYVIVFDSNGCLLDIKDKSRQQPFIMCMGVPEFPGNCCLMINNQSYIPIGKVSCFECILMLLSVYFVFDYEYPTQASSLYRLLEFHVFGIGKRPTQKVYQNLFD
- the LOC143446081 gene encoding uncharacterized protein LOC143446081 isoform X1, whose translation is MGYLAEEAAKYGLSENIVDALKESGLQVADLPLTHAIVKEEFVTLSFGERTRLMNFLAEMLFHSTETQDLDSIPCAISEGMPTLLEDDTDEPSTSFSFASANDSDISLNVSTNSEDVSSNQSISHAPTGSHAFNKVSSSCCSIPPYQLVPYPGGLGSEFPFSGVEKEFLNTVTKNNLQASQFIYLVRRIEEIISVTLGRKTERAERKLISKNIVKEYPVLGCGGEKPWVALDLAVRKRADNQKAMMNRVLQVQLGKSRKRKRAADDWESNREHRLMEIRHLAKRNDVDVIFQKYSQYCVHPIECIKEYAALVSQGYEEFRSNCSFRWSSFLSSLGVSFVEEGLEKGSYVVFQRLAEKVCSAGSKYVIVFDSNGCLLDIKDKSRQQPFIMCMGVPEFPGNCCLMINNQSYIPIGKVSCFECILMLLSVYFVFDYEYPTQASSLYRLLEFHVFGIGKRPTQKVYQNLFD
- the LOC143446081 gene encoding uncharacterized protein LOC143446081 isoform X2 — encoded protein: MNFLAEMLFHSTETQDLDSIPCAISEGMPTLLEDDTDEPSTSFSFASANDSDISLNVSTNSEDVSSNQSISHAPTGSHAFNKVSSSCCSIPPYQLVPYPGGLGSEFPFSGVEKEFLNTVTKNNLQASQFIYLVRRIEEIISVTLGRKTERAERKLISKNIVKEYPVLGCGGEKPWVALDLAVRKRADNQKAMMNRVLQVQLGKSRKRKRAADDWESNREHRLMEIRHLAKRNDVDVIFQKYSQYCVHPIECIKEYAALVSQGYEEFRSNCSFRWSSFLSSLGVSFVEEGLEKGSYVVFQRLAEKVCSAGSKYVIVFDSNGCLLDIKDKSRQQPFIMCMGVPEFPGNCCLMINNQSYIPIGKVSCFECILMLLSVYFVFDYEYPTQASSLYRLLEFHVFGIGKRPTQKVYQNLFD
- the LOC143447230 gene encoding S-methyl-5'-thioadenosine phosphorylase-like, whose protein sequence is MVAIKVGIIGGTGLKDIELFIMEEEQQLSTPFGDPSSPLTCGKMHGIDCVLLSRHGKKHNIMPSCVNFRANIYALKMVGCTHIIVTTACGSLREEIKPGHVVILDQFIDFTKSRKSTFYGGQPGDLPGVCHIPMQKPFNEEVRKILMESCKENNVHFHEKGTAITIEGPRFSTYAESQLFRQWGASIINMTTVPEVVLANEIGIMYAALALVTDYDCWKNDCEAVNVEDVMKTLTKNVRMAVNVISTAIKLIAKKDWDNEIEAAKKVSSTAVM